From the Cryptomeria japonica chromosome 2, Sugi_1.0, whole genome shotgun sequence genome, one window contains:
- the LOC131063016 gene encoding LOW QUALITY PROTEIN: late embryogenesis abundant protein 31 (The sequence of the model RefSeq protein was modified relative to this genomic sequence to represent the inferred CDS: inserted 1 base in 1 codon) translates to MSEGQAQARRGDHEAEAITYGDVFKAREDLAKQPVTPGDAALMQSAETRALGQTQKGGVAAQANERAGVVAKDDDTIAAAEGMTVTETVVPGRKVTVEYVGGQLVSADVQPSPAPHATASAAYITIGEALEAAALKTWDKPVEQSDAAAIQSAERRATGSXGNGGVAAAAQSAANVNPRLPYEERTTVADVLFIATEDLPSDKAVIMEDVQKIKESEARQSLSGEVFPGGVGDAMEAAAKINERGGLNVAR, encoded by the exons ATGAGTGAGGGCCAAGCACAAGCAAGGAGGGGCGATCATGAAGCGGAAGCCATTACGTACGGAGACGTGTTCAAAGCGAGGGAAGATTTAGCAAAACAGCCGGTCACACCAGGCGATGCAGCGCTGATGCAGAGCGCAGAGACGAGGGCGCTGGGGCAGACGCAAAAAGGCGGCGTGGCGGCGCAGGCAAACGAGAGGGCGGGCGTGGTGGCGAAGGACGACGATACAATTGCGGCGGCGGAAGGAATGACGGTGACGGAGACCGTTGTTCCGGGCAGGAAAGTAACGGTAGAATATGTCGGCGGGCAGCTCGTTTCGGCTGATGTTCAGCCGTCACCTGCCCCCCATGCAACTGCCTCCGCCGCCTACATCACGATCGGTGAGGCTTTGGAGGCGGCGGCGCTGAAGACGTGGGATAAGCCTGTCGAACAAAGTGACGCCGCCGCAATTCAGTCGGCGGAGCGGCGGGCTACGGGCA CCGGAAACGGTGGCGTTGCGGCGGCTGCTCAGTCGGCCGCCAATGTTAATCCTCGGCTGCCTTATGAGGAGCGCACCACGGTGGCTGATGTTCTGTTT ATTGCGACTGAGGATCTTCCTTCTGATAAGGCTGTGATAATGGAAGATGTGCAGAAGATAAAGGAAAGTGAGGCGAGGCAGAGCTTGAGTGGAGAAGTGTTTCCAGGTGGCGTGGGAGATGCCATGGAGGCCGCCGCCAAAATCAATGAGCGCGGCGGCCTAAATGTTGCTCGCTAG